In one Shinella zoogloeoides genomic region, the following are encoded:
- a CDS encoding lytic murein transglycosylase: MRPNLKTTLAAGLAAFLLAGNAHAQTAAACGGDVSAFLEGVKAEALTRGVSAEVADRALAGAAIDQKVLSRDRAQGVFRQTFLEFSKRTVSQSRLDIGRKKLKDLGSVFARAEQEFGVPGPIIAAFWAMETDFGAVQGDFNTRNALVTLSHDCRRPELFRPQLLAAIEMVGHGDLDPNGTTGAWAGEIGQVQMLPKDIIEFGVDGDGDGHIDVKKSAPDAILTAAKFIQHLGFTKGQPWIQEVSVPKVLPFEKTGLQPGMKAADWFALGVKPRDGDTSFGNLEASLVLPQGRKGPAFITYPNFNIYLEWNQSFIYTTSAAYFATRLAGMPPYERGTPEEGLSDDAMKQLQTKLQGHGHDVGKIDGILGSGTRAAIQKEQLRLGLPADGWATQALLSAL; this comes from the coding sequence ATGCGGCCAAACCTGAAGACGACACTTGCGGCAGGCCTTGCGGCCTTTCTTCTCGCCGGCAATGCGCATGCCCAAACGGCAGCGGCCTGCGGCGGCGATGTCAGCGCGTTCCTTGAGGGCGTGAAGGCCGAGGCGCTGACGCGCGGCGTTTCCGCCGAGGTCGCCGACCGCGCGCTTGCCGGCGCCGCCATCGACCAGAAGGTGCTGTCGCGTGACCGCGCCCAGGGCGTGTTCCGCCAGACCTTCCTCGAATTCTCCAAGCGCACGGTCAGCCAGTCGCGCCTCGACATCGGCCGCAAGAAGCTGAAGGATCTCGGCTCCGTCTTCGCCCGCGCCGAGCAGGAATTCGGCGTGCCGGGCCCGATCATCGCCGCCTTCTGGGCCATGGAGACCGACTTCGGCGCCGTTCAGGGCGATTTCAACACCCGCAACGCCCTGGTGACGCTCTCGCACGATTGCCGCCGTCCCGAGCTCTTCCGCCCGCAGCTTCTCGCGGCCATCGAAATGGTCGGCCATGGCGACCTCGACCCGAACGGCACGACGGGCGCCTGGGCCGGCGAAATCGGCCAGGTGCAGATGCTGCCGAAGGACATCATCGAATTCGGCGTGGATGGCGACGGCGACGGCCATATCGACGTCAAGAAGAGCGCGCCCGACGCCATCCTGACGGCCGCCAAGTTCATCCAGCATCTCGGCTTCACCAAGGGCCAGCCGTGGATCCAGGAAGTGTCCGTGCCGAAGGTGCTGCCCTTCGAGAAGACCGGCCTGCAGCCGGGCATGAAGGCCGCCGACTGGTTCGCGCTCGGCGTCAAGCCGCGCGACGGCGACACGTCCTTCGGCAATCTCGAAGCCTCTCTTGTGCTGCCGCAGGGTCGCAAGGGCCCGGCCTTCATCACCTATCCGAACTTCAACATCTATCTCGAATGGAACCAGTCCTTCATCTACACGACGTCGGCCGCCTATTTCGCGACCCGTCTTGCCGGCATGCCGCCCTATGAGCGCGGCACGCCGGAGGAAGGCCTTTCCGACGACGCCATGAAGCAGCTCCAGACCAAGCTGCAGGGCCACGGCCACGACGTCGGCAAGATCGACGGCATTCTGGGTTCCGGCACGCGCGCCGCGATCCAGAAGGAACAGCTGCGCCTCGGCCTGCCGGCAGACGGCTGGGCCACACAGGCCCTGCTCTCCGCCCTCTGA